One window of Methanobacterium alkalithermotolerans genomic DNA carries:
- a CDS encoding threonine--tRNA ligase, translating into MRVLLIHSDYLKYQTKNKTRIAEELREDQKEGYFTDSLVVFTAVEAEDEEKPQEIVQNVVKEIEDVFSKIKAENIVIYPYAHLSSSLSSPDTAKSVLMEMEKELKNKGYEVARAPFGWYKSFEVSCKGHPLSELSRTVTTQKIPQKPEEGEKEESQWYILDEGKLISPEDFKFENEELRKLTMYELGKTESSGKEPPHVKLMREKDLADYEPSADVGHLRWYPKGRLIRDLLSDYVYLLVTEEGAMPVETPIMYDLADDAIRVHAEKFGERQYRMGNNKKELMLRYACCFGAFRVLSDSFLTWKNLPARIYELSTYSFRMEKKGEVVGLKRLRGFTMPDLHTVCRDLEQSLEEFDRQIDMCLQTGVDLQVNYEVIFRATADFYDKYQEWMHQAARKIGKPVLMEILPERKHYWISKMDFAAIDYLGRPIENPTVQIDVESGERFGITYLEENEEEGYPIIIHCSPTGSIERVICSLLEKTAIEMNEKAPMLPVWLSPTQIRVLPVTENHLDFALEVARKLKDQNIRVDVDDRGERVGKKIRNAAQEWVPYVAVIGDNEVESGNLTINIRKTKEKKTTDLEGLVAMVREETKNMPFRALPLPLLLSQRIAF; encoded by the coding sequence ATGCGCGTACTGTTAATTCATTCTGATTATTTAAAGTATCAAACTAAAAATAAAACCCGAATTGCTGAGGAACTAAGAGAAGATCAAAAGGAAGGATACTTCACAGATTCCCTGGTGGTTTTTACTGCGGTAGAAGCAGAAGATGAGGAAAAACCCCAGGAAATTGTGCAAAATGTGGTAAAAGAAATAGAAGATGTTTTTAGTAAAATAAAAGCTGAAAACATAGTAATATATCCATATGCTCATTTAAGTTCTTCTTTGAGTTCTCCTGATACTGCTAAATCAGTATTAATGGAAATGGAAAAAGAATTAAAAAATAAGGGGTATGAAGTTGCCCGGGCACCATTTGGATGGTACAAGTCTTTTGAAGTATCCTGTAAGGGTCATCCCCTTTCTGAATTATCCCGGACCGTCACCACTCAGAAAATTCCCCAAAAACCAGAGGAAGGGGAAAAAGAAGAATCCCAATGGTACATCCTGGATGAAGGTAAACTCATCTCCCCTGAGGATTTCAAATTTGAAAATGAGGAGCTGCGTAAACTAACCATGTATGAGCTGGGAAAGACGGAATCCAGTGGAAAAGAGCCACCTCATGTAAAACTCATGCGGGAGAAAGATTTGGCGGATTATGAGCCTTCAGCTGATGTGGGACACCTCCGATGGTATCCCAAGGGTAGATTAATTCGGGATTTACTCTCAGACTACGTATATCTCCTGGTTACAGAAGAAGGGGCTATGCCGGTGGAGACCCCTATCATGTATGACCTGGCTGATGACGCCATTCGGGTGCATGCTGAGAAATTTGGGGAGAGGCAGTACCGTATGGGAAATAACAAGAAGGAGTTAATGTTACGCTATGCCTGTTGTTTCGGCGCTTTCAGGGTTTTATCTGATTCATTTTTAACCTGGAAAAATCTTCCTGCCAGGATCTATGAACTATCCACTTACAGTTTTCGTATGGAGAAAAAAGGTGAAGTGGTAGGATTAAAAAGACTAAGGGGGTTCACCATGCCGGATCTGCATACGGTATGCCGGGATCTGGAACAATCTCTGGAGGAATTTGACCGGCAGATTGATATGTGTCTGCAAACCGGGGTGGATTTACAGGTAAATTATGAAGTTATATTCCGGGCCACTGCGGATTTCTATGACAAATACCAGGAATGGATGCATCAGGCAGCCCGAAAGATTGGTAAACCGGTCTTAATGGAGATATTACCTGAGAGAAAACATTACTGGATTTCTAAAATGGATTTTGCTGCTATTGACTACCTGGGAAGACCTATTGAAAATCCCACTGTACAAATTGATGTGGAAAGCGGGGAGAGATTCGGTATCACTTATCTGGAAGAAAACGAAGAGGAAGGATACCCTATAATTATTCATTGCAGCCCTACCGGTAGTATTGAACGGGTAATTTGCAGTTTACTGGAGAAGACGGCTATTGAAATGAATGAAAAAGCCCCCATGCTTCCCGTGTGGCTTTCACCTACCCAGATCCGGGTGTTACCTGTAACTGAAAATCATCTGGACTTTGCCCTGGAGGTGGCCCGCAAACTAAAAGATCAGAATATAAGGGTGGATGTGGATGACCGGGGGGAACGGGTTGGTAAAAAAATCAGGAATGCTGCCCAGGAATGGGTTCCCTATGTGGCAGTTATTGGAGATAATGAAGTAGAAAGTGGTAACCTCACCATAAATATTCGTAAAACTAAAGAAAAAAAGACCACCGACCTGGAAGGTTTGGTGGCCATGGTTCGTGAGGAAACTAAAAATATGCCTTTCCGGGCTTTACCTCTTCCTCTTTTATTATCCCAACGGATAGCATTTTGA